From a region of the uncultured Desulfatiglans sp. genome:
- a CDS encoding transposase has translation MIQITAHMRILLAVDPVDFRKGIDGLVAVCRQKLAVDPFSGALFIFTNKSRQALRILVYDGQGFWLCHKRLSRGRFLWKFGPGTIRDLAAAQLQQLLWNADPFKKIPEDFRRIEKNRPIPQKSTGHKKPSLL, from the coding sequence ATGATCCAGATCACTGCCCACATGCGGATCCTGCTGGCAGTGGACCCGGTGGATTTCCGCAAGGGCATCGACGGGTTGGTGGCAGTATGCCGGCAGAAGCTGGCCGTGGATCCATTTAGCGGCGCCCTTTTCATCTTTACCAACAAGTCCCGTCAGGCCCTGCGCATCCTGGTTTATGATGGCCAGGGATTTTGGTTGTGCCATAAACGCTTGTCTCGGGGTCGTTTCTTGTGGAAGTTCGGCCCAGGGACCATCCGTGATCTGGCGGCTGCTCAACTACAGCAGCTTTTGTGGAACGCCGATCCGTTCAAAAAAATCCCGGAGGATTTTCGGCGGATAGAAAAAAATCGACCCATCCCTCAAAAAAGTACTGGCCACAAAAAACCTTCTTTGCTATAA
- a CDS encoding conserved hypothetical protein (Evidence 4 : Unknown function but conserved in other organisms) has product METTSRNPVPYSSHSQPDLVEVERRFAEWRXQRGKKRALIPQELWEAAVQQCRGHSVSEVCRXLRLSFTXLKKRLSSDHATPELIQLDTTCLFGQWVVECERADGSRLRLSGTGQPPDPESIFGQFLS; this is encoded by the coding sequence ATGGAAACCACTTCGAGGAACCCTGTCCCATACAGCAGCCACTCCCAGCCCGACCTCGTCGAGGTCGAACGCCGGTTTGCCGAGTGGCGCCNGCAGCGCGGCAAGAAGCGNGCCCTGATCCCGCAGGAGTTGTGGGAGGCTGCGGTACAGCAATGCAGAGGGCATTCTGTTTCCGAGGTATGCCGCAGNCTGAGGCTTTCCTTCACAGANCTCAAGAAGCGTCTCTCCTCTGATCATGCCACTCCGGAGCTGATCCAGCTGGACACCACCTGCCTCTTCGGCCAATGGGTCGTCGAGTGCGAACGCGCGGATGGCAGCAGGCTGAGGCTCTCGGGCACCGGTCAACCGCCCGATCCTGAAAGCATTTTCGGGCAGTTTCTCTCATGA
- the tnpA gene encoding transposase, translating to MNNVQSLNHTAWDCKYHLVWIPKYRKKILYGELRKYLGDVLRELAMHKESKIHEGHLRGDHVHMLISIPPKYAVSQIVGYLKGKSAIHVARQYMGRQKNFTGLHFWARGYYVSTAGHDEEVIRQYIKRHEEIDKKLDQLGLFK from the coding sequence ATGAACAACGTTCAAAGCTTAAACCATACGGCATGGGATTGCAAGTATCACCTGGTTTGGATTCCGAAGTACCGAAAAAAGATTCTTTACGGCGAGTTGCGGAAATATTTGGGAGACGTGCTGCGTGAATTGGCAATGCACAAAGAGAGCAAAATCCACGAAGGACATCTGCGAGGCGACCATGTTCACATGCTGATATCAATTCCGCCAAAATATGCTGTCTCCCAAATCGTCGGTTATCTGAAGGGGAAAAGCGCAATCCACGTTGCTCGCCAATATATGGGAAGGCAGAAGAATTTCACCGGTCTTCACTTTTGGGCAAGAGGTTACTACGTCTCTACAGCCGGTCACGATGAAGAGGTGATCCGGCAATACATCAAAAGACACGAAGAAATCGACAAAAAACTCGACCAGCTAGGTTTGTTCAAATAG
- a CDS encoding Restriction endonuclease yields MKTSPNLPALVQFFLPIIDALKKLGGSASPSELKDELVVSLEISEDELSERFGNNVFRVDMFINWAKAYLTREGLLDVSDPHVWRLTEDGLRRHLTEQDVKEIFHKIHSGFITKKRIKRRSNKPIITDEEQGAPHGAELIEILKALSPEGFERLCQRLLRSSGFIKVVVKGRSGDGGIDGEGILEINPLVSLKVIFQAKRYKDAVPSSQVRDFRGAMQGRAEKGIFITTGRFTQEAKNEAIREGVPPIELVDGSKLVKLFEQTSLGLKPRTIYEIDNEFFHEYR; encoded by the coding sequence ATGAAGACAAGCCCGAATCTACCTGCCCTTGTTCAGTTCTTTTTACCCATAATAGACGCCCTGAAAAAACTTGGAGGCTCTGCCAGTCCATCGGAGCTCAAAGACGAACTTGTGGTCAGCCTTGAAATAAGCGAGGATGAGCTATCGGAGCGTTTTGGTAACAATGTATTTCGTGTTGATATGTTCATTAATTGGGCCAAGGCTTATTTGACTCGTGAAGGTTTGCTTGATGTTTCTGACCCTCATGTATGGCGCTTGACCGAAGATGGACTACGCAGGCATCTTACAGAACAAGATGTAAAGGAGATTTTTCATAAGATTCACAGTGGTTTTATAACTAAAAAACGCATCAAACGAAGGTCTAATAAACCGATAATTACTGATGAAGAGCAAGGCGCGCCTCATGGAGCGGAACTTATTGAGATCCTCAAAGCCCTTTCTCCGGAAGGTTTCGAGAGACTCTGCCAAAGGCTGCTTCGATCATCGGGGTTCATTAAAGTTGTGGTGAAAGGGCGGTCTGGTGATGGAGGCATAGATGGTGAAGGAATCCTTGAAATCAACCCCCTCGTAAGCTTGAAGGTTATCTTCCAGGCAAAACGATATAAGGATGCAGTCCCTTCATCTCAAGTTCGGGATTTCAGGGGCGCTATGCAAGGCCGCGCAGAGAAGGGAATTTTTATAACAACCGGCCGGTTTACACAAGAAGCCAAGAATGAAGCCATCCGGGAGGGCGTACCTCCGATTGAGCTGGTTGACGGTTCCAAATTGGTTAAACTTTTTGAGCAGACGTCGTTAGGGCTAAAACCCCGAACTATTTATGAAATTGACAATGAGTTCTTCCATGAATACAGGTGA
- a CDS encoding Integrase family protein has product MPDNLQKTRHEGTYARESAKKRFKGKPDRCYYITYRNKQQKFVREKIGWASEGYTPQMAHQIRAERIRAMRHGQELPPDTWKTVRTLDSAWEKEYQQEKGQKKSFSDDEYRYNKHIAPTLGDRLLSGITPQDLKKLGTDLNKKGLSPQSIYHVLQLIRSIYNVAKNEGAYFGENPATKIKFPRITNSNRLRYLTQAESDRLLAKIKESSQTMYEISYISLYTGLRANEIFSLKWQDIDLEQGIINVLETKNTEPRPAYMNEGIREIFENKKKGNKTEYVFPQEQRRDKNKPKKNRKKEEVSKTFFRVVEKMGLNDGVEDRRYRVCFHTLRHTFGSWLAIRGESLQTIQELMGHKRISQTQRYAHLCPNKKRQAVENLVGPE; this is encoded by the coding sequence ATGCCTGACAACCTCCAAAAAACGAGACACGAAGGAACCTACGCCCGAGAATCCGCCAAAAAAAGATTCAAAGGCAAACCAGACCGCTGCTACTACATCACCTACCGAAACAAGCAACAAAAATTCGTCAGAGAAAAAATAGGGTGGGCCTCAGAAGGATACACCCCCCAGATGGCCCACCAGATCAGGGCAGAGAGAATCCGGGCCATGAGGCACGGACAGGAACTCCCGCCCGACACATGGAAAACCGTCAGGACCCTCGACAGCGCCTGGGAAAAAGAATACCAACAAGAAAAGGGGCAGAAAAAGAGCTTCAGCGACGACGAATACAGATACAACAAACATATAGCTCCAACACTCGGGGACCGCCTCCTCTCAGGCATCACGCCCCAAGACCTCAAGAAACTCGGAACAGATCTCAACAAAAAAGGGTTATCCCCCCAATCCATCTACCATGTCCTTCAGCTAATCAGATCCATTTATAACGTCGCCAAGAACGAAGGAGCTTACTTCGGAGAGAATCCAGCCACAAAAATCAAGTTCCCCAGAATAACAAACAGCAACCGCCTCAGATACCTCACCCAGGCAGAATCAGACCGGCTCCTGGCAAAAATCAAGGAATCCAGCCAAACAATGTACGAAATCAGCTACATAAGCCTCTACACCGGCCTCAGAGCCAACGAAATCTTCTCCTTGAAGTGGCAGGACATAGACCTCGAACAGGGTATCATTAACGTCCTCGAAACCAAGAACACAGAGCCCAGGCCGGCTTATATGAACGAAGGAATCAGGGAAATCTTTGAGAACAAGAAAAAAGGGAATAAGACTGAGTATGTTTTTCCGCAGGAGCAGCGAAGAGACAAGAACAAGCCTAAAAAGAACCGGAAAAAGGAGGAAGTCAGCAAGACATTCTTCAGAGTCGTAGAGAAAATGGGGTTGAACGACGGCGTGGAAGACAGGCGGTACCGAGTGTGTTTTCACACCCTCCGCCATACATTCGGAAGCTGGCTCGCCATAAGAGGAGAGAGCCTGCAGACCATCCAGGAGCTGATGGGGCATAAACGGATTAGCCAGACGCAGAGATACGCCCACCTATGCCCGAACAAGAAACGCCAGGCAGTGGAAAACCTGGTAGGCCCAGAATAA
- a CDS encoding hypothetical protein (Evidence 5 : Unknown function), translating to MGQRQRTEISENFRPIRLVATNVISRKGYFDCEITGFERRDCGGRPLLVIKFVVTKGRCSGFELSSGFYYEEMKGKVRFTHLCNAVGITDKLRDPNVLVGKRLRVRVVPKTVERNGRKFRNLVITRFHELR from the coding sequence ATGGGGCAGAGGCAACGAACTGAAATAAGTGAAAATTTTAGGCCGATTAGGCTTGTTGCAACAAACGTGATAAGCCGGAAGGGATATTTTGACTGCGAGATTACCGGCTTTGAGCGAAGGGATTGCGGCGGCAGGCCTCTTCTCGTCATAAAGTTTGTGGTGACTAAAGGGAGGTGCAGCGGGTTCGAGCTGTCTTCAGGGTTCTATTATGAGGAGATGAAGGGCAAGGTCAGGTTCACGCATCTGTGCAACGCTGTAGGCATCACCGACAAACTCAGAGACCCGAATGTTCTGGTTGGGAAAAGGCTGCGGGTCAGGGTGGTTCCGAAGACAGTGGAGAGGAACGGCAGAAAATTCAGGAACCTTGTAATCACGAGGTTTCACGAGCTAAGGTGA
- a CDS encoding conserved hypothetical protein (Evidence 4 : Unknown function but conserved in other organisms), with protein MEGGEKNGLVSVDKAERFLGIKKGTLANWRYHGRGPAYYKVGRRVFYAEKDLNNWLKATRVLTADCRD; from the coding sequence ATGGAAGGTGGGGAGAAGAACGGGTTGGTGAGCGTTGACAAAGCCGAAAGGTTTCTGGGGATCAAGAAAGGGACTTTGGCAAACTGGAGATATCACGGCAGAGGCCCTGCTTATTATAAGGTAGGGCGCCGCGTCTTTTATGCCGAGAAGGATCTCAATAATTGGCTGAAAGCCACGAGGGTCCTGACTGCGGATTGCAGAGATTGA
- a CDS encoding hypothetical protein (Evidence 5 : Unknown function): MKTFLGLICGILFLLASSVFIDGVSPYLACTVRGALREGFGQNAAKLLIIAVFVGWTISRFQKKK, translated from the coding sequence ATGAAAACTTTTTTGGGCTTGATTTGCGGAATCTTGTTCCTGCTGGCCTCTTCAGTGTTTATCGACGGAGTAAGCCCTTACCTCGCCTGCACAGTCAGAGGGGCGTTGAGGGAAGGATTCGGGCAAAACGCAGCCAAGCTCCTAATTATTGCTGTGTTCGTCGGGTGGACAATCAGCAGATTTCAGAAGAAGAAATAG
- a CDS encoding hypothetical protein (Evidence 5 : Unknown function), whose amino-acid sequence MDWWSRFSGSEQKQRPQAQLGQGIPVMVVQQPEIASAEAVRKPAKWRFLALKDWVAVLVVALVFFVVLFVLVLVRDLSGLGAESVLGVKGWFRSADLVSERGLTSFFKLVLTGAAFGAGVYVLSRFRKG is encoded by the coding sequence GTGGATTGGTGGAGTCGTTTTAGCGGGTCTGAACAGAAGCAGAGACCTCAAGCACAGTTAGGCCAGGGGATTCCGGTGATGGTTGTGCAGCAGCCCGAAATTGCTTCGGCAGAGGCCGTGCGGAAGCCTGCAAAGTGGAGGTTTTTAGCACTTAAAGATTGGGTTGCTGTTCTCGTCGTGGCGCTAGTCTTTTTCGTTGTGTTGTTCGTCCTGGTCCTGGTTCGGGATCTGAGCGGTTTAGGCGCTGAGTCGGTGCTCGGAGTTAAGGGGTGGTTTCGCAGCGCTGATTTGGTGTCTGAACGGGGCCTGACTTCTTTTTTCAAACTGGTTTTGACGGGCGCCGCTTTCGGTGCCGGCGTCTATGTGCTGAGCAGGTTCAGGAAAGGATAA
- a CDS encoding hypothetical protein (Evidence 5 : Unknown function) — protein MVMIGQNTFEYVEDHEEMEEEFGEDREPNEVELVNDEEKGEGVGEDEFDEYAFDRMIEAMIENDKEKWHEQGEEQSLISVVNRPEAEVPEYLRTEPLADYEEEEFVDEYYDVKPTLGRIREAKEFIKEEFESVFDKVSLAKKNELPPSMQRITRTYEPYRPPKSKRHHV, from the coding sequence TTGGTTATGATTGGGCAGAATACTTTTGAATACGTTGAAGACCATGAAGAAATGGAAGAGGAGTTCGGAGAGGACCGCGAGCCGAACGAAGTGGAATTGGTCAACGATGAAGAGAAGGGAGAAGGTGTCGGAGAGGATGAGTTCGACGAATACGCTTTTGACCGCATGATTGAAGCCATGATCGAGAACGACAAGGAAAAATGGCATGAACAAGGAGAGGAGCAGTCCCTTATTTCTGTTGTGAACAGGCCGGAGGCGGAGGTGCCGGAGTATTTAAGGACTGAACCATTGGCTGATTATGAGGAAGAGGAGTTTGTTGATGAATACTACGATGTCAAGCCCACGCTCGGCAGAATCAGGGAGGCTAAGGAGTTTATAAAGGAAGAGTTCGAGAGTGTTTTTGATAAGGTCAGTCTGGCGAAGAAGAACGAGTTGCCTCCATCGATGCAGAGGATAACGAGAACTTATGAGCCTTACCGGCCGCCTAAATCTAAGAGACATCATGTTTAA
- a CDS encoding hypothetical protein (Evidence 5 : Unknown function) — MGFDKSVTIEDIYRRMRGFVAELHELVDGRNVIHLGPPSVDESGESLVPESIIVSDDELAVLECLAKMPYQVLTTIKKNFKKMDHDQVLQGLLEKGLVLREKVAVKGNAGNFFPLTEKAQDFLKVSEKKRVSPAFYVHSLWRFWVYRSLLKNGLEGICEYTAEGINGRIDVYCKSTKTAYEVTRSFKNLCGNALKCFNFFKASELVIVCGTVSDCEKAKDVLKGCLPQEQLGKTKVKRITEFL, encoded by the coding sequence ATGGGTTTTGATAAGTCTGTAACGATCGAGGATATTTATAGGCGGATGAGGGGTTTCGTGGCGGAGCTTCACGAGTTGGTGGATGGCAGGAATGTCATCCATCTCGGGCCTCCAAGTGTCGACGAGAGCGGGGAGAGTTTGGTTCCTGAATCAATCATTGTTTCTGATGACGAATTGGCTGTCCTGGAGTGTCTGGCCAAGATGCCTTACCAGGTATTAACGACGATAAAGAAAAATTTTAAGAAAATGGATCACGATCAGGTTCTCCAAGGATTGCTGGAGAAGGGCCTCGTTCTGCGTGAGAAAGTGGCTGTTAAGGGGAACGCAGGGAATTTTTTTCCTTTGACTGAGAAGGCTCAGGATTTCTTGAAGGTTTCTGAGAAAAAGAGGGTGAGTCCTGCTTTTTATGTTCATTCGCTGTGGAGGTTCTGGGTTTACCGGTCACTCTTGAAGAATGGTCTGGAAGGAATCTGCGAATACACAGCCGAAGGAATCAACGGAAGGATTGATGTGTATTGCAAGTCAACAAAGACCGCTTATGAGGTTACGCGGTCTTTTAAGAACTTGTGCGGTAACGCTTTGAAGTGCTTCAATTTTTTTAAGGCTTCTGAGCTGGTGATTGTGTGCGGAACTGTTAGTGACTGCGAGAAAGCGAAGGATGTCTTGAAGGGTTGTTTGCCTCAAGAGCAGCTTGGGAAGACGAAGGTGAAGAGGATAACCGAATTTCTTTAA
- a CDS encoding hypothetical protein (Evidence 5 : Unknown function) has protein sequence MDSKDFLGQLGRLGEVVEILDKAGFSDEKRYPLVAAALRNYMRHGNPVGLMMILRQNPRLLGEAARRAYQVSNIEEREPFRPFVSQKEAQEKLRGKYRYGIVNPQGSTVNFNPWQWTLGKFIFGAQGTGKTHSEFGLLNQVLSVPPEVRGFNVVIIQRIKHDADYFAAMYPWVKVFEWKDYRYNFWEVYDWDSFEDKIEVATQVFAGENFMYALTVPILQYAAWKAYEDFGVLKGSKEFPTYRDIRKRLAQYLKEYGIEGYEMRNALGRLSNRVAEFEMHGDILNKRRGPPWNFWIKNDWFLNVVGISEFVARTTLIGLLYDIQRYYMKNPTENKCRILLFLDEARWWLDVDRDKAGYGSNKILENWFTTCRESGFGRILCTQEPQSISEFAISNCNYCVGFPVFSEGLERAQKILNLSDEQASFFLGMPRPGLAVMRYPGIDRPFLVRIPKW, from the coding sequence GTGGATTCCAAGGATTTTTTAGGACAGCTTGGCAGGCTCGGCGAGGTTGTTGAGATCCTGGACAAGGCAGGGTTTTCTGACGAGAAGCGGTATCCTTTGGTTGCGGCGGCTCTGCGCAACTACATGAGGCACGGAAACCCCGTCGGGCTGATGATGATTCTTCGTCAGAATCCCCGTTTGTTAGGGGAGGCTGCTCGCAGGGCTTATCAGGTCTCGAACATCGAAGAGAGGGAGCCTTTCCGGCCTTTCGTCTCGCAGAAAGAGGCACAGGAAAAGCTCAGAGGAAAATACCGGTACGGCATAGTCAACCCACAAGGGAGCACAGTCAATTTCAACCCGTGGCAATGGACCCTCGGAAAATTTATTTTTGGAGCGCAAGGCACTGGCAAAACCCACTCAGAATTCGGTCTCTTAAACCAGGTTCTGAGTGTACCCCCAGAAGTGAGGGGATTCAATGTTGTCATCATTCAGAGGATCAAGCACGATGCTGACTATTTTGCCGCGATGTATCCCTGGGTGAAAGTGTTCGAATGGAAAGACTACAGGTACAACTTCTGGGAAGTCTACGACTGGGATAGTTTTGAAGATAAGATTGAAGTTGCCACGCAGGTTTTTGCTGGTGAGAACTTCATGTATGCCTTGACTGTGCCAATTCTCCAATACGCTGCGTGGAAGGCTTACGAAGATTTTGGAGTGTTGAAAGGCTCTAAGGAGTTCCCGACTTACCGTGACATCCGGAAAAGGCTTGCTCAATACCTAAAGGAATATGGGATTGAAGGCTACGAGATGAGGAATGCACTCGGAAGGCTGTCGAATCGCGTGGCAGAGTTCGAGATGCATGGAGATATCCTGAACAAAAGAAGAGGGCCACCTTGGAATTTCTGGATCAAAAACGACTGGTTCCTGAACGTGGTCGGGATTTCTGAGTTCGTGGCGAGAACGACTTTGATAGGTCTGCTTTATGATATCCAGAGGTATTATATGAAGAATCCTACTGAGAATAAGTGCCGGATTTTGCTGTTTCTGGATGAGGCAAGGTGGTGGCTCGATGTTGACCGGGACAAAGCTGGGTATGGTTCCAATAAGATTTTGGAGAATTGGTTCACGACGTGTCGAGAAAGCGGTTTCGGGAGGATTCTCTGCACTCAGGAGCCTCAGAGCATATCGGAATTTGCGATTTCTAACTGCAATTATTGTGTTGGCTTTCCTGTTTTCAGCGAAGGCTTGGAGAGAGCGCAGAAGATACTGAATTTGAGCGACGAGCAGGCCAGTTTCTTTCTCGGGATGCCGAGGCCGGGTTTGGCGGTTATGAGGTATCCCGGTATTGATCGGCCTTTCTTGGTGAGGATACCAAAATGGTGA
- a CDS encoding hypothetical protein (Evidence 5 : Unknown function) produces the protein MPQGDDTFFGGGGQPGFMGSPEDFAKFQVFIHRMKMIWIAGREIPVSSSQTEFDDGAQDFVLKEKVFLFVDVCGRVLSPADIVALSWTDTPIPEGFKLECADPYKMHRQRLCYDGYDGSYTEDGVPLCEECLKKRKRNSFFITVFGGVAIALLGLGLLWIPRIF, from the coding sequence ATGCCTCAAGGCGATGATACTTTTTTTGGTGGTGGTGGTCAACCTGGTTTTATGGGTAGCCCAGAGGATTTCGCGAAGTTTCAGGTTTTTATCCATCGTATGAAGATGATTTGGATTGCTGGGAGAGAGATCCCTGTTTCTAGTTCGCAGACCGAATTTGATGATGGTGCCCAGGATTTTGTGTTGAAGGAAAAGGTGTTTCTTTTTGTGGATGTGTGTGGGCGGGTGCTGAGTCCTGCCGATATAGTTGCTTTGAGTTGGACGGATACGCCGATTCCGGAGGGGTTCAAGCTGGAATGCGCTGATCCTTACAAAATGCATAGACAGAGGCTTTGTTACGACGGATACGACGGATCCTACACCGAAGACGGTGTTCCTTTGTGCGAGGAGTGCCTCAAAAAGCGAAAAAGGAACAGTTTCTTCATAACTGTTTTTGGTGGAGTCGCCATTGCCCTTTTAGGCCTGGGTTTGCTGTGGATTCCAAGGATTTTTTAG
- a CDS encoding hypothetical protein (Evidence 5 : Unknown function) translates to MDSETKKLIQRIIDEEPGADKEFAQEWIGLIHAYITKSKYSNGLEYLSNLEEIILSEVIKTIRAYHKKRKKIWNLEGLIRKISDIHTIQEYKRQKKSPDALKKASGKINSDDIDVTKAIATDYYTNKVQNPEEILLSKEHQKHSNCIFNKVMECLEELTDIEKETILLFFQGLNWAQIAIRRAVTRKAVTETRDRAFSKIIKCVTKLCPASIYSLYPKLLS, encoded by the coding sequence ATGGATTCAGAAACAAAGAAACTTATTCAACGGATAATCGATGAAGAACCAGGAGCAGACAAAGAATTTGCACAAGAGTGGATAGGATTAATCCATGCTTATATCACTAAAAGCAAATATAGTAATGGATTAGAATATCTTTCGAACTTAGAAGAAATTATCCTAAGCGAAGTCATAAAAACAATTAGAGCATACCACAAAAAACGAAAAAAAATATGGAACTTAGAAGGCTTAATCAGAAAAATATCTGATATCCATACAATCCAGGAATACAAAAGGCAGAAAAAGAGTCCAGATGCACTAAAAAAAGCATCTGGAAAAATCAATTCAGACGATATAGACGTAACCAAAGCCATAGCAACAGATTATTATACCAACAAAGTTCAAAACCCAGAAGAAATCTTATTGAGCAAAGAACACCAGAAACATTCCAACTGCATCTTCAACAAAGTGATGGAGTGTCTTGAAGAACTAACAGACATAGAAAAAGAAACGATACTCCTTTTCTTCCAAGGATTAAACTGGGCACAAATAGCTATACGAAGAGCAGTAACACGCAAAGCAGTAACGGAAACCAGAGACAGAGCTTTTTCAAAAATCATTAAATGCGTGACGAAACTCTGTCCAGCATCAATATATAGTCTCTACCCAAAGTTACTTTCTTAA
- a CDS encoding hypothetical protein (Evidence 5 : Unknown function), whose translation MDCNQFTKNIIPYLTEDDFDDGLGKEIKEHYLSCESCWNIFNTYLGIIDVMHEITPSLVIEYMAKNYIINMVEAGRRFETEHLSPQKTLPPDYDAGEDIRLIKLKPNFIYDYKGNTDQLRKDLDQLFRLPKKYSKELIRHKDVDELKKTFKKENIDELEGSLHLNLCVVLVMALIDPKKKKKSALKMSLKNMPKNITESFLEDISNGIARIGLLPTKTKIMPNLKQFEIINKLIQDVSFVE comes from the coding sequence TTGGACTGTAACCAATTCACAAAAAACATAATTCCATACTTAACTGAAGATGATTTTGATGACGGGTTAGGTAAGGAAATTAAGGAACACTATCTCTCATGCGAATCATGTTGGAATATTTTCAATACATATCTTGGCATAATCGATGTAATGCATGAAATAACCCCATCTCTTGTTATTGAATACATGGCTAAAAACTATATTATTAATATGGTTGAAGCAGGAAGACGTTTCGAGACAGAACATCTTTCGCCTCAAAAAACTTTGCCACCAGATTATGATGCTGGAGAGGATATCAGACTGATTAAACTTAAACCAAATTTCATCTACGACTATAAAGGTAATACAGATCAACTTAGAAAAGATCTCGACCAATTATTCAGATTACCTAAAAAGTATTCAAAGGAATTGATTCGGCACAAAGATGTTGATGAATTAAAGAAAACATTCAAGAAAGAGAATATAGACGAGTTAGAGGGCTCACTTCATCTCAATCTTTGCGTAGTATTAGTTATGGCATTGATTGACCCCAAAAAAAAGAAGAAATCCGCGCTAAAAATGAGCTTGAAGAATATGCCGAAGAATATCACTGAATCATTCTTGGAGGATATCAGTAACGGAATAGCCAGAATTGGTCTTCTACCAACAAAAACAAAAATAATGCCTAACCTGAAACAATTTGAAATAATAAATAAATTAATTCAGGACGTTAGTTTCGTCGAATAG
- a CDS encoding hypothetical protein (Evidence 5 : Unknown function), producing the protein MSRLNWIHVFFLCRLGSDNIQCVADSVLYSGSVGGFGFRVKWYWVVVVVNLIVLGVLLSVWDVLEMRNGAQAVFTLIILAVTVYATFYVLGWMIGCGG; encoded by the coding sequence ATGAGTCGCCTTAATTGGATTCATGTCTTTTTTTTGTGTCGTCTGGGGTCCGACAATATTCAGTGCGTGGCTGATTCGGTGCTTTACAGCGGCAGCGTGGGAGGTTTTGGGTTCCGGGTGAAGTGGTACTGGGTCGTGGTCGTAGTCAACCTAATTGTTTTGGGTGTTTTGCTGAGTGTCTGGGACGTTTTAGAGATGAGGAACGGAGCGCAGGCAGTTTTTACCTTAATCATCTTGGCCGTTACGGTCTACGCCACTTTCTACGTGCTGGGCTGGATGATCGGGTGCGGAGGATAA
- a CDS encoding hypothetical protein (Evidence 5 : Unknown function) produces the protein MPLKLSKQLFKEKYQELKAEKAANKDDGQQPFARPINTHTDLLFCPECETRNLQVSDNNCVCRHCGYCKSEPQDIREFIENAVLFICPDCNYEFFGKKTDLPGNKIECVFCGRIFIEKSVPR, from the coding sequence ATGCCTCTGAAGCTATCAAAACAGCTATTTAAGGAGAAATATCAGGAATTAAAGGCCGAAAAAGCCGCCAATAAAGATGATGGACAACAGCCGTTTGCGAGGCCAATCAATACCCACACAGACTTGCTGTTTTGTCCGGAATGCGAAACCAGGAACCTGCAGGTAAGCGACAATAACTGTGTTTGCAGACATTGCGGTTACTGTAAATCTGAGCCGCAAGACATACGCGAATTCATAGAGAATGCCGTTTTGTTTATCTGCCCTGACTGTAATTACGAATTTTTCGGTAAGAAAACGGACTTGCCTGGCAACAAGATTGAATGCGTTTTCTGCGGAAGAATTTTCATCGAAAAATCTGTTCCGCGCTGA
- a CDS encoding hypothetical protein (Evidence 5 : Unknown function), translated as MTEIRISSDDFETCSSCEKSYILVLVEENENWNDFGYRYCPFCGKMFDEHEEIRKKLKERRKRCL; from the coding sequence ATGACTGAAATAAGAATCAGTTCCGACGATTTTGAAACATGCAGCTCCTGCGAGAAAAGCTACATCCTGGTCTTGGTTGAGGAAAACGAAAATTGGAATGATTTCGGATACCGATACTGTCCTTTCTGCGGAAAGATGTTTGATGAACATGAAGAGATCCGGAAAAAACTGAAAGAAAGGAGGAAGAGATGCCTCTGA